Below is a window of Nomascus leucogenys isolate Asia unplaced genomic scaffold, Asia_NLE_v1 Super-Scaffold_285, whole genome shotgun sequence DNA.
TTTGTGCACCTTCTTGCTCTCATCCTTCAGTTCAGACAGAGTATCTATTCAGAGAACATGTGGACTTCCTGATGTCATGAAAACAGAGGCATGAACTGATTTGGAAAATACTTCATTAGTATGTATTCTCTTTTATAGAAGTTTTTGTTACTATTGAATCCAAATTTACAGTCAAATTCTACATCACACGTTTTAGAATTCTTCATTCTAATTCAACACACATAAATCTTCAAATGGTACCCTTCTAGATGTTTCTTCCTAATGTTTTCTGTGGAATCAATTTTCACCTGGAATTGTTTGATTTTCCTCAATAAAACTTCATAGTATTCAAAAGCACCAAAAATGCTCAtctcttttcatttgttattaATATAATGGTATATGTATATTTCTGTCTATTTTCTGCACAACACAAGAGTACATGTTGTCAAACACCCTCATAATTAAAACATTCGATTGGCATTCTCCAATTAGATTTTATCCAAGCCAGAATTCAGTCTCACAGTAGAAACAGGAGAAGAATTTAAGAGACATTTTTGAACCTAACACATATAACATGAAAGCTGTGGAATATAACTGCCAGCACAAAAAATTGTCTTCAATAAACTACATCGCATGATGTGATTTAAACTAATTTAAATAGAAACAGCTCAGTATAGAGTATATTCTGTGGACTTGAGAATTATACAGAGTTGAGGCTGAATTCTAACTGTACTGCATACCGACTATGATCTGAGACATGGTATTTAAACTCTGTCAAACTAGGATTACTTTTCTCTTAAGAAAGGATCATAATAACTCAAAAACACATGAAGGTAATCATAAAATGTCAATGAGATAAAGGTGCCTGATTGACAAATAAAAGCACGCTCTCTTGTACTACCAATTAGCctctgttgtatttttgttttactttttgttttgaaataactaTAGATTAACATGAAGTTGAATAAGAAAAAGTTCCCTGTACCCTTCATCCAGTTTCCCCCAGTGGTCACTTCTCATAGGACCATAGTACATGTCGAATCCCAAAGTCTGACACTGGTACTAAGTTCTAGGGATCTAGTAACTAGCATGGTGATTAcagttaaaaatactgtattgagTACTTGAAATTTCCTGAAAAAGTAGATCTTAATTGTTGTCactacacacacagaaaagaataactatgtgaggtgataagGTATTAACTAACTTGGTTGTGATAATCAtctcacaatatatacatatcaaGGCATCACATTGTACACTTGATATATAAAATTCTAATTGCCAactacacctcaataaagctggggaaaaatGAAAGTGCTAAAGTACTAGAAGAAATCATGAGAGATTTCTAAACATAATGCAAACTTACATTAAGCAAAAAACAcactcacaaagaaaaaaaattgtcaattaATGTAAATAAGAGTGACCTCCACTGAGTCATCAGTAGGCACCAGTCATCAGGGTTCCTCAAGGGTGTGATTATTTTCCCATAATATAAGGTCTCGAGGAAATCTTAGAGTTGTTCTCATCCACCATAAAGGGGCTTACCACAGTTTTAACCCCATAACAGCTTGGAACCTGCTTCTGTTCACTCTGACTGAGGAAAAAGGCTCAGGACCTCAATACGATGCTGTGTCTGGGTACATCAGAGCCAGTGCAGGCTCAGAACACCAGCCAGCGCTGAAGCAGGGGCATTCGGGAGCCAGATTGTTATCCTGGTTGTGTAATCCTGGAAATCAGGAACAGGGCAGCAGTAGAAACTGGTTAACAATATAACAACATCGTATTCCATTTATTAGACTTACATGCACCTGAGTGCAGAGAGGGAAGCTCAAAGTAATTTCATCCAATTCCCTCCATCTACCAGTCAGCAACACCAGCTCACACTGAAACCCCTCCCCTGATTATCTCTAGAGGCAGCCCATTTCATAAGGCACCTTCCTCATGGTGAGTCAGATTTTGTTTCTCCCTAGGAACATCCTATCTTCCCTATCCTATATCAGCCCATGGCAGCCATCTGAGGAAGTCCATTCTCATACAGAGCCCCTTTAGGCTGCACTGCCATTGCTTTGCTccacttttctcctttttaggTTAAATTTCCAAAGCGTTTCCATTTGTTCCTCATTGATCATAATGCCACCCTCACAGCAACTTTGCTTTTCATAAACCCCAATTTATCTTTATCCTTCTAGCCTGGATTGAAATGCATTTTCCAGATGTGTTCTGAACACTCTGGGAAGATTAGAAATGCCTCATCTACCTTAGTAAATGTTCCACTTTCATGAATGTTTCAAGTTTGCATGCAGGAGTTAACACAGCATTAGTGGCAGTAAGTGGTTGGCAGTAAGTGTGAACTAATACTGAGGTTACTAGAGTGTGAAACACCGAAGTAGTCCTCATCATAAACTGCTTCAAGGTCTTCTCATACACATACAGTGGTTGTTTCTGGACGAGAAATTCTCAACCTGTCTTTCTACTGCATGCCTGGAGTAATAGGGCTCATTGTGGTGATCCAGGTTGAGTACCTTATATCTGAAATGCTTGGcaccagaagtgtttcaaatttcaCGTTTTTTCAGAGTCGGAATATTCACATTATACTTGTTGAGCATCCCTAAAGCAGAAACCTGAAATCCTAAATGTTCTATTGGGCATTTTCTTTGAGCATCATATAGGTACTCAAAAAGTTTTCGGTTTTGGAGCATttcggattttggattttcagataaGATGTCCTCAACCTGTAATATTTTGTCTGGTGAAGGGATGCTAAGAGTGGACACAACCTTACGGTGTGtgcataattaaataaatactcCCAATAAATTTAGATATATTCACTCCTCCTCAATCTCTTTTGCTATGCTGCATTAATAACCACTCATTTGATCTATGATTGGTTCTGATATTTCATCTTTTTAGGTCTGATTCCCTGTGAGAGTATTTCTGTAGTTTTGGAACCATGGTTCTGCCATTTGGTATTTTCTTTGAGCATCATATAGGTACTCAAAAAGGTACCTATATTCACTTTTTCTTACCTTCATGACCCCCAAATATTTGATGAGCAAGTTTTATGGAAAGACCCTCAGCAGAGTTGGGGTGTCCATAGTATCCTCAGAGAGACCAGTCCAAACGGAAATGGCTAACCCAAGAGCATCCTAAATTGGAGGGTGATACATAATTGGAAGAATATGGCACAAAGACAGGAAGTTTCTGCCTTCTTCCTTGGGTTTCCTTAACACCCAGGtttgggggagagtgtgtgtgtgtgtgtgtgtataatattcCTAAGGTAAAGGGCCTTAGGAGATAAATGtaaatacttatatatataaaaatatatatattcctaaatatgttattatatatattatatatatacatattattaaatacaaacatatatgaagaatatgtattacatataatgtattatatattatatataatatattcataaatctataatatatatattcctatattacCTATATataaagttctctctctctctctctctctctctctatatatatatatatatatatatacacacacatacatatatatattcctaagGTCCTTTGGGGGAATATATATATTCCCCCAAACctgtaattttcaaaagaaaattatgggCCTAGAAGAATTAAAATCACCCAAGGTGAGAcataatgtgtatgtatgtgtgtgtatgtgtatatataaatatatatatatatacatacatgtatatataaacatatatatgtgtgtgtatgtgtgtgtagatatgtgtgtatatttatatatatatagtgtgtgtgtgtgtatatatatatagcaaggACACTGGGTCCTTTACCTTAGGTTGGCAAGTAAACCTTAGAAATAGAGGAGATGACTCAATGTGACTGTTAAAGccagagagacaggaaggaaaagtCAGAAGGAAAATCAGCCCCTCAGAGCAGAGAGCGGAGGGACCTGAACCTTTTAGTATAGCTGATCTCTATAGCCAATTTCCCCTAAAGGCCCCGAAACTGAGTTTTGGAATGCTGTTTCTCAAGAAAAAGAAGCATCAATAATTCATGACTTAGATGTCCACCTTAAAACAATTCTGCTTTCCCCATCAGAACGTCTAGAAAATGGGTCATGATTCATTGTATGGAAGGTGGCAAGGAATATATCCTAATAGTATTTGTGTTTTCATGCCACCAGTCACCTGTTTCACATTCAAACCTTCATTGCCCACTTGATCTATAACAAACATGCCATGAGATTAAAACACAGCTTTCTCCTCCTGAGTCACCAAAAGAAAATTATGGGCCTAGAAGAATTAAAATCACCCAAGGTCAGACATAATGGattaaggaaaatgaggctgcaGCACGTGGTACCTACAGGCAGATGTCACATGGCAGTTCAAGGAGGAAGCTACAGCAAGAGGCTTTATTGAGGTGTAGTTGGCaattagaattttatatatatcaagTGTGCAATGTGATGCCTTGATATGTATATATTGCGAAATGATTATCACAACCAAGTTAGTTAATACcttatcacctcacatagttattcttttctgtgtgtgtagtGACAACAATTCAGATCTacttttttcagattgttcaagAAGAGATGACCTGTGGAATCCTAACACACCAGGGGCAGGAAATAATGCTTTTCTCCATGTTGACAAATTtaagcagaaaaacaaacttgCCTAATTTGATAATTGCCTACTTAACAGGACAAACAATAATAAGGAAAGAGTGCTGCATCTGATGACATCAGCCCTTAGCAGGGTATAAAAGAGGATCTGCGGCAAGGAGACTTCCAAACCTTCCAAACGCTCCTTCCTGGAAACCCACCCGAAACCTCCACCCTCTGACACCATGGTCAACTCCTGTTGTGGCTCTGTGTGCTCTGACCAGGGCTGTGGCCTAGAGAACTGCTGCCGCCCCAGCTGCTGCCAGACCACCTGCTGCAGGACCACCTGCTGCCGCCCCAGCTGCTGTGTGTCCAGCTGCTGCAGACCCCAGTGCTGCCAGTCTGTGTGCTGCCGGCCCACCTGCTGCAGACCCCAGTGCTGCCAGACCACCTGCTGCAGGACAACCTGCTGCCGCCCCAGCTGCTGTGTGTCCAGCTGCTGCAGACCCCAGTGCTGCCAGTCTGTGTGCTGCCGGCCCACCTGCTGCAGACCCCAGTGCTGCCAGACCACCTGCTGCAGGACAACCTGCTGCCGCCCCAGCTGCTGTGTGTCCAGCTGCTGCAGACCCCAGTGCTGCCAGTCTGTGTGCTGCCAGCCCACATGTTGCAGATCACAGTGCTGCCAGACTACGTGCTATAGGACCTACTGCCGCCCCAGCTGCTGCAGGCCCCAGTGCTGCCAGTCTGTGTGCTGCCAGCCCACCTGCTGACACCCCAGCTACTGTGTGTCCAGCTGCTGCAGACCCCAGTGCTGCCAGACCACCTGCTGCAGGACCACCTGCAGCCGCCCCAGCTGCTGTGTGTCCAGCTGCTACTGGCCCCAGTGTGGCCAGTCTCTGTGCCACTAGCCTATCTGCTGGCAAACCACCTGCTACAGGACCACCTGCTGCCACCCCAGCTATTGCATTTCCAGCTGCTACCAGTCTTCCTGCAGTATCTCTAGCAGCAGTAGCTCCTCCTGCTGTGACTTCAGCTGCCGCAGGCCCTCCTGCTGCATCTCCAGTTGCTGCCACCCCAGCTGCTACCAGACCACCTGCTGCAGAACCCAGTGTTTCAACCCAACTGCTGTGTGTCCAGTTGCTGTCGCCCCAACTGCTGCCAGACAACGTGCTGCCGCCCAACCTGCTCTAGTGCTTCTTGCTGCCAAGGCTGTCATCTGGACTCACCCGATTCTCATCGACCAGCATTCTTGATGTAGCTCATCTATGAGCTGAGTCATGGGAAGCTAGTTGGAAAACTTGAGTTCCAACCAATTCTTAGATTGAATCTGGCCTCCAAATATATGCTCCCCCCACATTTTACCTCTCTACCAAATGAACATAAGTTGTAATTTGCTCTGAAATCTGTCAACTATCTTAATTGAAATATTTGCTCTCTGCCATAATTTCTCATATGGAACTAttccattttaaacaaatatttatctaaataaatcttaaataaattttcagGCATAGAAATATACAGATACTAtgtctcattatttttcttttttgagtgtgGTCATTACCAGTCAATTTTTCTGTTGCTCTTCTCTGCAGAGGAGAAGACAACAGCATGTAATTTCAGGGGCACCACCTCTATTTCCTCAGCatgctttattttaatatacaatgGTGGTTTCTTAGAGCAAGCACCTGGAACTCTCTTCTTGAAGAGTTTCTCTAGCCAAGGAGCAAGCTCTGGACTGTAGAGTTCTCTCAGAAGAGTATTCAACAAATGAGTAAGGGTTGGTGAACACATGCTTTAGTTATTTCTCCTCCAGTTGGGAGCATGTTGTACCAGCCTGTCAGAGGTCCTCAGAGACACCAAATTCCAGCTGCCTACAGGGCTATTCTGATCATTAACTCATCTTGTATTCACTTCCCTCCCATTTTTCATGTTCCATACAGCACTTCTTGGGACCACCTCCCAAATATACTCCTGGGTCGGCTCCAGTGGGTACCCAATCTAAGACACCAGTGTTCCTAACCTCAGTATTAGTGCCcttcaaaacatttttccttttgtattgaTATATAACAGATGCACATGTAAAATTTTGATACAtccatataatttgtaaagatccaATCAGGGTAATTGGATTATCCAtcaaaatttatcttttctttatgctaggaacATCTGAATTATTCCTTCGTAGCTACTTTGAAATGTTTAATagattgttgttaactatagtcatcctacagttaTATTGAATACTAGGTCATATTTTTATGTCTAACTTATATTCGTACACATCAATTCACCTCTTCATTTCCCACAGGCACCCTCCTCTGACTCTGATAACCAGCAATCTATTCTTTATCTTCATGAGTTCCATTCCATTAgcaatttgtctttctgtgcttggcctatttcacataacataattaaatcatttttatacaATATCAGTGGTTGCCCCAGTGTCACGGTCAACTCTTGAGTATACTGTCTAGTAAATAGGTAAATGttctaaataaattttcttcctcttcttcttctccttcttcttcttcttcttcttcttcttcttcttcttcttcttcttcttcttcttcttcttcttcttcttcttccttcttcttctttcttcttctttcttcttcttctttcttcttctttcttcttctttcttcttcttcctcttcctcctcctcctcctcttcttcttcttcttcttcttcttcttcttcttcttcttcttcttcttcttctttttcttcttcttctttttcttcttcttcttctcagtTTTGGCACAGTTATCTCTGGACTAGTTGtctttaatctctctctctctctctctcttttttttttttttttgagatagagtcttgttctgtcacccaggctggagggcagtggtgccgtctcagctcactgcaacctccacctcccaggttcaagtgattttcccacctcagcccctcaagtatctggaattacaggtatgtgccaccacgtccagctaatttttgtatttttagtagagacgggctttcatcatgttggccaggctggcctcgaactcctgacctcaagtgatccatctgcctcagcctccaaaagtgctgggattacaggtatgagccatcacacccggtcttcaatctctttttcttccacatTATTATATCTGAAGGATAAGGCAGAATTGCCAGGCTAGTAACTTTTATTCTAAA
It encodes the following:
- the LOC100583689 gene encoding keratin-associated protein 4-2 is translated as MVNSCCGSVCSDQGCGLENCCRPSCCQTTCCRTTCCRPSCCVSSCCRPQCCQSVCCRPTCCRPQCCQTTCCRTTCCRPSCCVSSCCRPQCCQSVCCRPTCCRPQCCQTTCCRTTCCRPSCCVSSCCRPQCCQSVCCQPTCCRSQCCQTTCYRTYCRPSCCRPQCCQSVCCQPTC